ATATTAAATAAAATAATTTATTTAATAAAATTATACagttcaagaatgaaaatttGACTAGAAGCGTAAATTTAGTAACCGACTATTGTGATTGTCTGCTGTGAGCCTCTATTATATAATTATGTAGATTTTTTTCGGTTTAAAAATACTGATCAAGAACCttttatttgaaaaagaggATTTCTTTGGTAAAGACTTGATTGACCAGATGTTTCCACTTTGATAGGTTCTGGACCATGATTTGTGGCGTTGTAACTTGTCGTGACATTAGTAGCTTGTGTCACCGTATTATTCATATTTTGCGTGGTTGTATTATTCATATTTTGCGTCACTGTACTATtcatattttgaacaaattccTTCTCCCGATCTTGGGCCTTACCAAAGGATTTAGCTAGCAGAAACGGATCTCTGGAAATGCTGGAACCGGTTTGCGACCACCCAGAAAGGTTAGGGGCCAATCCACAATACAATGCTAATGATGTCTCGTCAAATATTTCATTGGGCTTTTTAACATAATCGTAAGTGATACAGTCCTCTTCCTCTAAACAGCTTTGCATCGCTGGAATATAGCGATTACTGTATGGAGTCACTTCCATGGATCTGACGGCAGCTGAGAACTGACCATTTTCGATCATGTCTGGAGAATTTTCCCAGTCAATGAGGCCACCAGCCCAGTCAATAGTTCCTGGATGATTGTTCTCTGATCCGCCGGGCCAAAGTCCTACCTCGAGTCTCATTGGAGTCTCTGGGTATTTATAAATCTTTAGATTTTCATCCCAAgtctcttccttctctaAGGTTCTCACGATCTCTCCATCAACAGTCCAGTGAATTCTGTCTGCCGTCCAATCAATCCCGTAGTCATGATAGTTCGCCCAGGTGTCCGACGAAACGGtgatttctttcatcttGTTATAAATTAGCTCACCACGATAGTAGTAATTGGATTGCACTTTGTCCAGCTCACTACCTCTGAACTCCAAGTCAATCTCATCACCTGCTGCGGACATCACTACCACAGATGTGATCACGCCTTGGGATCTGGCTGTCTTTAAGCGCACAGAACTCTTACCGTAAAGGAAGGATTTTGTGGTGGCCAAGAGACATCCACTAGAGCGCTTGGGCATTTGAAGGACAACATCACCGGAATTTTCCTCAATTTTGACAGGTCCACTATAGGTGAAATCAATATTGTCCAACATGAAttgtacttcttcatcatcgccAGAAATCAAatatttgttgaaatgcAAGAATCCTCTGCTTTTCAACTGTTTTTCAttctcatcaccatcaaaaTATGACAAAGGACCAGCAAAATATTCGATATTGTTTGGAGGAACCAATGCAGGCATGGGGGCACAACTTGTTTCATTGTATGAAAATCTTGGATTGCATCCACCAAGGCAAATTGGACCTGTACCACACTGACCATAAGGTGAACAGCAAGGCCAAGCTTCAGGACATTTTTGTGACGATCCACACTTTATTGGTGTCTCTGGCCGGTAAAATTCGCCTTGAGCTAATGCCTTAAAGGtcaaaaaattcagaaTCAAAAAAGCAGTTAATTTGCCCTGCATTTGATTGCTTTTAGTTCTAATATTATGATGGATCTCTAACTCTTGCATAAATAGTAATTAGATTTAATGACACTCTCAATGACACAATATGTACAAAGCGCGATCagaaaaataaaataaCCATCAGacaaaaagttcaaacaaattcaaataaagtcatttttcaatgattaGTGGCCCGAATCTCTTGCTATTCTAGTCGAGAGGGGCCTTCAGTTACTTCTTGCCTcgaatttcaaagctgtTCACTCAACTATCCTGgccttcttctcatcaaatttcagcaACCCTTTTGATTCTTTTAATTTGTTCTGGACCATGTAAAGCAAGTGATACAGCATAAACAACACTGGGGTGGAGACAccatttttctttgcaattcttaAGGGGTTGCCCAAAATCGTTTCCAGctccatcaattgaccGTTCAAAAAGTCAACACACATTGATGGTTTGAACATTAAATCTTTGGAGATGTTGCAGAAAAAATCTAAATCCTTTTCGTTCAATGTAATTCCCTCGCTAGCTGCGATGGCGATAATCTCTCTCATCCCAGGTCTGAAGATATTTTCCTCTGTACCGACCTTATCGACGCCAAACTGCAAACAACGAGGTACATCCATGCCAACCAGCGCTGTTGTGGTATTGATCACCGCATTGTACATCAGTTTTCTCCATCTGGCATAACGGACTTCGGAGTCGAACGTTACACGATTGTGGCCCTCGTTATTGTAGAGATCGATGAAAACGTATGCTGCAGCTATAGCTCTATCATCCTTAGGGTCAAAAGGACCGACTGATAAGTGATCTTTTCCTACTTGCTCGATGACCCCCTTGCCGATTTTAGTAGAAccgatcaattgaatccCAGAGAGTACTACTAAGTTGTAATCGTGGCTATCGTATGCCTTGTGGATatctttctcaatatcAAGTCCATTTTGAACCAACAAGACGTTTGTCTGTCTGCTCGAATTCAACCTGTGATTGGACTCGATGACTGGCCTAATAACTTCGGGGACCGTAGAGCCAACGGGTCCATCTGGGATATTTTTTGTAGTAACAACAACGAAATCATAGAACTTTCCATCGTTGGATGCACCTTCCACACTTTTAACTAAATTGTGAGGCTTCCAAcccatcaattgaccataATCACATGAAGATATACTGTAACCATGCTCCTTCACATGCTCGTAGTCGGATCTCACAACTAAAGATACATGACTGCGGCCTCGATGGCACAACGAAACAGCCGTTATCACACCAACTCCACCAGCACCAATTACAATTACATTCGGTAACGATTTCTCGCTCATTTTGGTCATTCAGCACCCTTCTGAAACCACCTAACCTCCGTTGAATGCTTGAAATGCGAAACCCTGAAAGTTTAATATCGAAGCCTCGAGGCTTCTAATATGAGCAAGAAGTGCACCTTTCttagaaaaaaaaaaaacgTACGACGCAGATCAATGAGATGAGCTAATTGAGCCATCAGAGTTCTCGAAGAGCCTAAACagaactcttcaatgctCATTAGTCTTGTTCGGCCGATACTTGATTAGATTCGAGATCTAAATATATAAGTCTGGGGGAGGAATTGAGTTTTCTGGATCCATACTGTGTAGGAAGAGCGAGCCACTGGGtgtgatgaaattggcaTATTTAATCTCGTTGGTCCTAACAGTTTTACCCTTTTGTCACTCACTGGTGCTTGTGGATTCGACTCTGGCATCTGCTTGTATTTATTATGAGTTGCAATATGATTGGGGATGTAAGTCGCATAGTAACGGTATGAAAGCTTACGCCTGTCGTTGTGCCAATATCAATTGGTTGGGGACTGTTACAAACTGTATCAAGAACAATTCGGACTCAAAAAGGCTGATAGACCATGCGCTAAgacatctttcaactcGTTGCTTGCAGAAAGGTAATTTTCATTATACTGTGGATGATCTGTACAGATTCGCAGAGAATGGAACTCACTACATGAGAGATCCTACCGAGCAGGATAGAACAGTCACGGTCAACACTACGTTAAATGTCAACCAAACAGATTACGATTGGTATTAcaaaaagttcaaggaCTACACTTTCTCTGTGGAAAGATCCCAATGGTTCGGGTGGGGGTTGGTCTTCTATTGGGCAGCGATCATTGGGTTTGCCACATTCTTTaacatttgcaaaaggGTGCTTGGCCATCCATTTGTCAATAATCgcttgaagaaacatctTGTCCTACCTTCAACCTTTAGAGATTATCGTGAAAGAACTTACCTGCTCTGTAACGTTTTGCCACTAAACTTCCAAACTCGTCTCAATGGACTTGTAGTTGCCGTGTTCCTCATTCTCACCATTATTTCTTGTGGTGTCGGATATGAGTTAACTTTGCCACATCCATATTTGACGACAAGATGGTATGCTAATTTGACATTGGTCAGTTATAGAACTGATTTATTGTCTATCTCTCTTTTCCCCGTCATTTACATGTTTGGAATCAGAAATAACCCGCTGATTTACATCTCTGGTATCTCATTTTCAACTTTCCAGTTTTATCACAGATGGTGTGCATATACATGTGTTGTGCTATTGTTTATCCATTCCATTATTTGGACGGTTTATGCAATACATGGTGGTGGTGGTTATAAAGTATGGGCCATGGATTCATATTGGAATTGGGGGATTGCGGCTACAACTCTTAGTGTTTTACTAGTTTTCCACAGTGAAAAGCTCATTAGAGACCTCGCATACGAAGTGTTTTTGGTGATGCATCAATTCATGAACATAGCATTCATCATTGCCATGTATTATCATTGCGTCGATTTGGGCTGGTTAGGCTGGATTTGGGCCATGGCGGGTATTCTATGCTTCGACAGGTTCATGAGAATCTTGAGGATTGTGATAAGTGGTGGTGTTCATACGGCTACTTTGACTGATTGTGGCAACAGATCAGTTATTaaaatggtgatgaagaaaccaaaataCTTCAAGTACGTTGCTGGGTCTCATGCTTTCATCTATTTCTTAAGCCCAACGGATTCGTGGTATTACTTCTTCCAGTCACATCCCTTCACTATCCTTACtgatccagaagaagatgaaaagaatcCTGATCATTTGgtcttcctcttcaaagCCAATAAAAGTGTAACTAAAGCAATGCTCaagaaaatcttgaaaagtgGTAAACCAACGGTCACTTGCAAGGTTCTGTTGGAGGGTCCTTATGGTGTCACTCTGCCTAAGAGAGTGAAAGACAACAGAAAAGTGGTTGCAGTTAGTGCAGGTCAAGGTGTGTGCGCAGTTTATCCACATTTGAGACAAATTCTGAGTTCTAATCAAACTGGTGAGTTCAGACATAAGCTTGTTTGGATCATTAACGACTTGAGCTCTCTTGATTGGTTTGGTCTAGAAATTAAATGGCTGAGAGATAGACAATGCGATGTCACCATTCTTTACACAAAGGCCGACGATAGAGACTTGGAGTCCTCATCTTTGGAATCGGAAGTGAAAGAATCTAAGCACGGGGTCAAGAGATTATACTGCCGTCCCAACCTACAGAAATTGATCAGCTCCGAAGTTGAACAAGCATCAAAAGAATCTGTTGATCTGACTATTTTGAGCTGTGGTCCTGCTTCATTCAACGATGACCTTCGTCACTCTGTGGTTAGTAGCATGAATTGTGACTTGAAGATTAGTGTTGACctcgaagaagagagtTTCACCTGGTAAAAGCACACTTGTAATTAGTTAATTAATACACAAATCTTTGCATCATTCATTGTCGCTATCATCCTCAAGTTCCTGGCAGCGCAATAATTCCTGCCATTTTTCACTTAGCTCTTTGATTGCCTCGGGATTTAAACTGGCTTCTAGGACATCCTTGGGTACATGATTCTCTGAGTGTTCTTTTGTCGCGAATCTTGCTACATTATTCTCTGGTACAATTCTAAGTTCATAGTCCTCATTTTCGTTTACTTCTTTGGTCAGAAGTTCATTCCAAGAGAACATCAATGCATCCGTTTTCCTGGAGAAAGGGTTCACGTCTATTAGAAATAACTTGTTGTACGGTCTTGGAATGTAAATATCAATCACACAAGATTTCTCAGAAAACTTGGTAAGAAAAGTGTCATAAACAAATTCATCTATtgtatctttgaaatcatcaactAATGGTTCGAGAAAAGTATAGTAATTGAGATCTCGCTGTGTCGCCCCAAGCACCTTACCGTTTCTGATGAATACTCTGAACTCGAGGGCAGGGTTAATATCAAACCATTGTCTCAAGACCAGCTCGTATTCAGGTCTCCTGTCATCTGTTGTAAAGTCCTCACATCCCTCAAATGcatgttgaagatcatGCATGATATAGTTGGAAGCATTGAGCAGTAAATACACCTCATTGATTTCTGTACATTTCATCGTATTATTGGGAAGCATCCAAGTGGCATCTCTTGGAGCAGACCAGTTGAGTTTTGGAGCCACAGACCCAAGATCATTAATTGCAAGACTTATCTCCTCATGTAGTTTAGGGAAGTCTTTGATCGGATCCACACGTACAACTTTTGTATCATCTACcccatcatcatcttcccAATCACTGTATTCATTATCCTCATTTCTAGCAATTTCACTTGTATAAGTCGACTTTTCCTGGTCAAAATCGGGCAACTTAATCCCATCTTGCTCCAAATACTTTATAAACTCACGAGGAAGAGGTTTGATAACCCTTGATTTGGGAACCTGCCCCGGGAATAGTTTACTCCAGTTTGAGAACCTACACCGTTCCACatgctctttcttcaccaaaaGTGGCTCTAAAGGAGTGTACTTCTCACCCATCGATCAATCACACCGTCTCAGAACCTACCTCGGCACTTTATAGGTCTCTTAACACAGCTTAAAGCCTGTTCTCTTACTAAATACATCGTCAACCGTCGCTTCCAACGattcagctcatcgctttcttAATTCacattttttttcactttgcCACctattgaaattgaaaaatcaccaAAGGCAAACAAATAGCCACTTTTAGGCTGTTTGGAGGTAAGTCAATAGGAGTATCAATTGGCTTGATTATTGATCACTAGAAATGGCTGCCAAGATCTCTTCGAACGCTACTTTTCAAACGAGGGAAAAACCTCAAGAGGTGCGTAAAGCCAATATAATTGCGGCTCGTGCTGTTGCAGATGCTATCCGTACTTCATTGGGACCAAAAGGTATGGATAAGATGATTAAAACTTCTAGGGGTGAAATTATCATCTCCAATGATGGTCATACTATTTTGAAACAGATGGCTATCTTACATCCTGTCGCGAAAATGCTGGTGGAAGTCTCTGCCGCACAGGATTCTGAAGCTGGTGATGGGACAACTTCTGTGGTTATCCTTACTGGTGCTCTTTTGGGTGCAGCTGAGAGATTACTCGGGAAAGGTATTCATCCTACTATAATTGCAGAATCTTTCCAGAGCGCTGCACAAAAATCTGTCGAAATTCTTTTGGAGATGTCTCACAAGGTTTCCTTGGAAGATAAGGACGATTTGGTGAGAGCTGCATCTACTTCGTTGAGTTCTAAGATCGTTTCCCAATTCTCTAGCTTTTTGGCTCCTTTGGCCGTCGATTCTGTGCTGAAGATCTCCGATGAAAAATCCAAGACTGTAGATTTAAATGATATTCGTTTGATTAAGAAAGTTGGTGGAACTATCGACGATACCGCCATGGTAGATGGGGTTGTTTTGACGCAAAATGTGATTAAGAGTGCGGGAGGTCCTACTAGAGTGGAGAAAGCTAGAATAGGTTTAgttcaattccaaatttctcCCCCAAAACCAGATACTGAGAACAACATTGTTGTAAGTGATTATAGACAAATGGATAAGATCTTGAAGGAGGAAAGAGCATACTTGTTGAACATTTGTaagaagataaagaagaGCAAATGTAACGTTCTATTGATACAAAAGTCGATTTTGAGAGATGCAGTCAATGAGCTGGCACTACACTTCCTAGCCAAACTAAATATCATGGTCATCAAGGATATTGAGAgggaagaaattgagttCTTGTCGAAGAGTTTGGGCTGTAAGCCAATCTCTGATATTGAACTATTTACTGAGGATAGGTTAGGTTCAGCGGACTTGGTCGAGGAAATCGAAAGTGACGGCTCTAAAATCGTAGAGTTTACAGGTGTGAAAAGCGATAAAGCTAAGCCAACTGTCTCTGTGATCATCCGTGGCGCTAACCAAATGATTCTAGACGAAACTGAGCGTTCTTTGCATGATGCTCTATGTGTCATTCGTTGTCTGGTTAAGCAAAGAGGGTTGATTGCTGGTGGTGGTGCCCCAGAGATTGAGATTTCTCGTAGATTGACCAAAGAGTCGCGTGCCATGGAAGGCGTTGAAGCATTCATTTGGCAAGAGTTTGCCCAGGCGTTGGAAGTCATTCCAACTACGCTAGCCGAGAATGCTGGTCTAAACAGTATCAAAGTGGTCACAGAACTGCGTTCGAGACATGAAGGAGGTGAAGTGAATGATGGTATTTCCGTGAGGCGTTCAGGTACCGCTAACACATTCGAGGAGCATATTCTACAACCAGTACTAGTCAGTACAAGTGCCATAACGCTTGCATCAGAATGTGTAAAATCGATATTACGTATCGATGATATTTGCTTTAGTCGTTAATATAACATAATATACTACTGAATACCTGTAAAGAATAGATTAAGTTTGGCAATAGAATATTAACATGATATGCATAAATTGGTTCGTTTCAATGATATATAAAATTGTGGTTTATTTCTTGAGGAATTTCACTGCGTCTTTACTAAAGACGTATGAACTACCGCTGAGCACAGTAGTTGCCGCCACGAAGTAACCCATCCAAGAGAAGTACTGTGAGAGCTTATTGAAAGAACCGGTCTTCtcctcatcctctttcttcgactcctcattgttgaagatcaacATTATGACACCAAATCCTAGATATATCATCTGAAAGAAAGTGTTATATTTTGAGATCTGCGTGGGCTTAACTTCGGCACTCGgataatgaaagaaatcCCAGTATGAACTCCAGGATATAGTTGAATATTTCTGTCTCATAGATGCATAACGGAAGTATAGGGCACTTATTCCCAGTAAGACGTCTCTCCCCAATATCAGTCCGGCTATAGGAAGAGGAATCAATTGTGGACCCGGTGGAAACGCTAACGAGATAGTAGTTGCTATCATAAGTAGTTTATCAGCAAGAGGGTCCAGGATCGTTCCTGCCACAGACTTTAGCTTGTATTTTCTCGCTATGTAACCATCCAGGAAGTCAGTCACACATGAATAGGCAAACAGTCCCAGCGCCGGAGTGAGATTATTAGTCAGGATGTAATGACAAATAAATGGTGTACACCCTATTCTGGTCATAGTAAGGATATTGGGGAGTGTAAAGACAGAAGTCTTTAAAGTAGTTTGCTTAATATCACTGGTAATCCCTCTTACATGCAATCGACATGTTATTCGGCTGGCACCAAAACGAGGATATCTGAGAAGCAGAGTGGGCTTCAGCACCGAGCTGGCCCTAGGCGTTAATAATAGCATCGATCAATTCTATTATCGAAGGTCAATTAGTTGTATCTCTTTTTTAGGCTAGCAGTGCAGTCAGTATAAGAGATTAGCACTTTTTCTAATTTGTAGATATCccattgaaatttcaaaattggtcGAATCAAAGAATAGTGGCCCACCTCTCCTTAGGAACCACATAATATCACTGCTTTATTGTTCTGCTCAGGAACCCATCTGATATCTCATCAAGGCATCTTTATCCACTCTGTCTCAACTCAAGTGCTTCTCGTCAAAGTAAGAAATTACGCTCTGGAAAGACAGGTATTTGCAgagaaattgttgaatgGCTCCATCCTCTCGCTTACTAAGACTcgatttgcaagaatttGGCTTGCTAGAACATTATCCATTCGATATCAAACCTCATTCACTCGCAGTACAACAAAAATGAACGTCTTGGTTTACAATGGTCCCGGTACCACACCTGGCTCAGTTAAACATACAACCGAGACGCTAAGACATTTTCTCGAGCCATATTACGCTGTGAGTACTGTTTCTGCCAAGGCTTTGCAGACTGAGCCATGGATGTCAAAGGCATCTGCACTTGTCTTCCCTGGAGGTGCAGATCTTCCATATGTGAAGGAATGCAAGACTGCTATCCCAAAGATAAAGGATTTTGTTCGTAGGCAAGGCGGTCTGTTCATTGGATTCTGTGCTGGCGGTTACTTTGGCTCTGGCCGTGTCGAATTCTCACAGGGCAATTTAGAAATGGAAGTTACTGGTAATAGAGAACTGAAATTCTTCCCTGGGATTGCCCGCGGTCCAGCTTATGATGGATTCAAGTATAACAGTGAAGATGGTGCAAAGGCTGCTCCCTTAGTTCTGCCGGACGGAACTGAATTTGCAACTTACTTCAATGGAGGTTCGCTTTTTGTCGATGCGGATCATTACGATAACGTTGAAGTATTGGCTCGTTACAAGGAGCCTACAGATGTTCGTTATCAAGACTCTTCCTCAGGGACTGATAGAGTGGGTCCAGCGGCTGTGGTTCTATGCTCAGAGGGGAAGGGAAAGGCACTGCTGACAGGTCCTCATCCTGAGTTTATTCCACGGTTGCTGTCGAAATCTGATGACAAGCATTTTCTTTCGAGAGTGGTCAATGTTCTGATTGAAAATGAGGAGCAAAGATTGAGGTTCCTCAAAGATATTTTTACCAAGGCAGGGCTCAACTGTAACAATGAATTTGCCAATGTAAGGGCTCCTAACTTGACACCACTATTAGTATCGGCATCGGAAACCCGCCAACAACTGGTGAAgaattttcaagataacCTTTTTACCATCACTTCAGATCCTACAAAATTCGATGATTGTGTTGAGATTGATGGAGGTAATGACAAAGTTCGGTTGTATGAAGGGTTTAAACAGCCGTACTATAAAGCGGCAGATTTCTTGCGCCACGGTGAGCCAGACGAAATTCCCAAGACTATAATTTTCCCTGGTGAGGGCGAGCTTTTTCCAGATTCGACCTTGACCTCGAACTACGACATTGCCAAGTACTTCAAATACTTGAACCCGGACAATACGGTAGGGAGCATGTTGATGTATGGAGAAGTCGTTACCTCGACTAGTTCCTTTCTAAATGAAAACAAAAATGTCTTATCATCCATCCCTGATAGTTCAATGCTGCATGTCGGAACAATACAAGTATCAGGTCGCGGGAGAGGTGGAAACGTTTGGGTTAATCCAAAGGGTGTTTCTGCTTGTACGGCTGTTATTTCATTGCCTTCACGCTCACCGAGGACCAATAAACCGGTCTCAATTGTCTTTGTACAGTATTTGTCGATGCTTGCATATTGCCAGGCAATCACCAGTTATGGACCTGGGTATGAAGACTTGCCAGTTAGAATTAAATGGCCAAATGATCTTTATGCTTTGAGTCCTAAATACTATCAGAACAATAAGCTTTCACTGGTTGGGAAAGCGTTGGGACAAGGTTCAGAATCACAAATAGTACCAATAACAGACATAGAGCCCGCGtacttgaagatttctgGTTTATTGGTGAACtctaatttcttcaacgacaAATTTACCCTATTGCTTGGATGTGGTTTAAATGTTAGTCATGATGGGCCAACAACTTCTCTCAACAGTTGGATAAACATTCTTAACCGAGAGCGGGAAGCGGCACGCCTAGACCGTTTGGCACCAAtagaagttgaaaagttaCATGCTTTATACATGAACCgtcttgaaattcttaTTAGAGCCTTTGTGGACACTGGAGCAGCCTCTATACTCCCAGAATACTACCGTTTGTGGTTGCATAGTAATCAAATTGTTacattgaaagatcatcaaaatgCTAGAGCTAAAATTACTGGTATTACTGAGGATTATGGTCTTTTGATAGCCAAGGAGCTGCAATCCG
The window above is part of the Torulaspora delbrueckii CBS 1146 chromosome 3, complete genome genome. Proteins encoded here:
- the BPL1 gene encoding biotin--[acetyl-CoA-carboxylase] ligase BPL1 (similar to Saccharomyces cerevisiae BPL1 (YDL141W); ancestral locus Anc_7.315), with translation MNVLVYNGPGTTPGSVKHTTETLRHFLEPYYAVSTVSAKALQTEPWMSKASALVFPGGADLPYVKECKTAIPKIKDFVRRQGGLFIGFCAGGYFGSGRVEFSQGNLEMEVTGNRELKFFPGIARGPAYDGFKYNSEDGAKAAPLVLPDGTEFATYFNGGSLFVDADHYDNVEVLARYKEPTDVRYQDSSSGTDRVGPAAVVLCSEGKGKALLTGPHPEFIPRLLSKSDDKHFLSRVVNVLIENEEQRLRFLKDIFTKAGLNCNNEFANVRAPNLTPLLVSASETRQQLVKNFQDNLFTITSDPTKFDDCVEIDGGNDKVRLYEGFKQPYYKAADFLRHGEPDEIPKTIIFPGEGELFPDSTLTSNYDIAKYFKYLNPDNTVGSMLMYGEVVTSTSSFLNENKNVLSSIPDSSMLHVGTIQVSGRGRGGNVWVNPKGVSACTAVISLPSRSPRTNKPVSIVFVQYLSMLAYCQAITSYGPGYEDLPVRIKWPNDLYALSPKYYQNNKLSLVGKALGQGSESQIVPITDIEPAYLKISGLLVNSNFFNDKFTLLLGCGLNVSHDGPTTSLNSWINILNREREAARLDRLAPIEVEKLHALYMNRLEILIRAFVDTGAASILPEYYRLWLHSNQIVTLKDHQNARAKITGITEDYGLLIAKELQSGSNTQFTGAVYHLQPDGNSFDIFKGLISKKAV